TCGGCCTCGGCCTGGAGGAGCGCCTGGCGAAGCTGCTGCGCCGCTACGGCCGGCACCGTGCGCACTCGCCCGTCTTCCTCCAGTCGTTCGAGCCGAGCAGCATCCAGCGGCTCGCGAAGCTGGTGGACTCGCCGCGTGTCGTCCTGCTCTCCGGTGCGAACACCCGCCCCTGGGACTTCGTCCAGGCCGGTGACCCGCGCACGGTCGCGGACCTGGTCACACCCCGGGGCCTGGAGTGGATCGCCTCGTTCGCGCAGGGCATCGGCCCCACCCTCGACCTCATCGTGCCGAGGGACGCGAGCGGCGGGCTGGGCACGCCCACCACGCTCGTCCGCGACGCCCACGCCCGGGGCCTGATCCTGCACCCGTACACGATGCGGAACGAGAACTCCTTCCTGCCCGCCGACTTCCGGCGCGGCACGGACCCGAACGCCTACGGCGACGTGTTCGGCGCGTTCAAGGTGTACTTCGAGCAGGGCATCGACGGGATCTTCACCGACAACCCGGACACGGGACTGCTGGCCCGCGCCGACTTCGTCGGCGGCTGACGGTCCGTCGAACCGGGCACCGGCCGGGCGACGGGCCTCCGTCGCCCGGCCGGCCCACGTCAGCAGCCGTACGGCCGTCATGCGGTCGGGTGAGACGGTGCCACGGCGGAAACCGCAGCTCGTGGCGGGGCGTCCCGCAGGGCATGACACCGTGTGAAGAGGACGCCGCCCCACCCTCCGTCACCGCCCGGGGCACGACGGCGACCAGGTCGGCCACCGTCGTCCGGACCGCCACCGCGCAGGGACCGGTCTCCGGCGGCACCGCCTCCGGCGCCGTGTGGTCGGGGGCCGCCGGAGCGCTGGTGCGCGATCTGCGACCGCTCGTCGCGGCGGAGGCGAGCGCCGAGGCGCACGGCGAGGCCCTGGACTCCGGGGACCTGGAACAGTCCGTCTGGGTGCGGCTCCTGGAACGGCTCGATGCCGAAGGCCCACCGTCCGACGCCGCCGGCTGGATCGCGGGGGCGGTACGGGAGGAGGCGAGCCGTGCCCGGCACCACGCCCGGCGGGAACGCCCCTACCCGGCCGAGCCCGCCACCGGACCCGCCGCCTGCCCCGAACGGGCCGTGCTCGTCGCGGAACGGCGCCGCGCCCTGAGGGCCGCCGTCGCCCGCGCGCCGGGTCGCTGTCGCCGGCTGCTGACTGCGATGCTGGCGCCGGAGGACCCCACGTACCGCGAAATCGCAGGAGAGTTGGGAATCTCACAAGGAAGTCTGGGGCCGATGCGTTCCCGCTGCCTGGGATGTTTGCGCAGAATGCTCGCGACAGAGGTTGCGGCTCCTGAACTCCGGGGAATGGAGCGGTAGACAACCGGGCGGCAGGTGAGCGGGAGGCATGCGCACATGGGCATGAGCGTGACCATCTCAGCGGCAACGGCGGAGGACGCCGAACAGATCCTCAAGCTGCAGTACCTGTGCTACCAGAGCGAGGCCGAGCTCTACGGCGACTACCGCATGGAACCGCTCATCCAGACCCTCGGCGAACTGCGTGCCGAGCTCGACCGCGGCCACGCCCTGGTGGCCCGCCTCGGTGACGAGGTGATCGGCTCCGTGCGCGGTGAGATCGACGGCGAGGGCACCGCCACGATCGGCAGGCTCATCGTCCACCCCAGGATGCAGCGCCACGGACTCGGCGGCCGGCTGCTCGACGCCATCGAGGCGCAGTTCGCCGGTGAGCCCGCGGCCCGCCGCTTCCGGCTCCTCACCGGCCACCGCAGCGAGCGGAACCTGCGCCTCTACCGCGGCCACGGCTATGCGACCGTGTCCACCCGGGTGCTGACCCCGAAGCTGACACTCGTCACGATGGAGAAGGACGCGGCGGCCGCGGTGCCCTCGGCCCGGACCCCGGGGACGTTCGTCGCCAGCGCGTAGTCCCTGAGCGGTCGGGCGAGAGGCCCGGTCCGGCGAGGGGACCCGGCTCGCGGGCGAGGGGCCGGTCCGTCGACCGGGCGCGTTCGGCCCGTGGACGGGGCCCGGTTCAGCGCCGGGCCCGGCGCAGCCAGAGCATTCCGGTCACGGGCAGCAGCACCGGAATGAACAGGTACCCCATGCCGTAGTCGGACCAGACCGTGGCGTCCGGGAAGGCGGACGGGTCCATCAGCGTCCACGTGCCCACGGTCAGCACGCCCACCAGCTCCGCGGCGCAGCAGACCAGTGCCGCCCTGCGGGCCCGCTCGCCGCCGCGGAACAGGGTGTACGTGATGAACGCGTACACCACCGCGGCGATCGCGGAGAGCGAGTACGCGAGCGGGGCCCGTTCGTACTCGGTGGCGATCTGGTACACCGAGCGCGACACGGCGCCCACCGACATCACCCCGTACAGCCAGACCAGCAGCAGCCCGGGGCCCTTGACCAGCCTCGTCGCCGACGCGTCCCGGACCCGTCCCTCGGCGGTGCGCCCTGTCGTCCCTGTCTCACCGGCCATCTCAGCCTCCCCAGATGTCGTGGAGCCGGACCTCCAGCACCGCCAGCACGACCGCCCCGGCCGCGACCGTCGCCGAACCCCAGCGGGTCCGCTCGGCCAGCGACAGGAATCCGGCGGCGGGAACCGCGGCGAACGCCCCGACCAGATAGGCGATGAAGATCGTCGCGCCCTCGTCGGCCTTCTCGCCCCTCGCCAGCTGCACCACCCCGATCACCAGCTGGACCAGCGCCAGCAGCGTGACCACGGCCATGCCGATGAAGTGCCAGTCCTTGGTGGGCTGGTCCCGGAAGGCGGCGAAACCGCACCAGGCGGCGAGGGCGAGAGCGGCCACGGACACCGCGACGGTCAGGGCGACGAGCATGGGTGAGAGCGTATTACGGGCCAAAAGGCCCGATGCGCGCGGCCCCGGCGGGGCCCGTGTGCGGGGTGGACGCGGGCCGCGCCGCCGGAACGACGCCCATGGCGTCGACCACGACCCGGGTCGCCTCCGAGCCGGCTGCCGGTATCGCCGTCCCGGTCCTGCCGGCCGTGTCCGCGCAGGCCGAGGCCCGCGTGGTGGAGATCGTCGCCGTCGGTCGGAGCGTCCGGATACCGGACTCCTTCATTCCGCTATTCGGACGGCCGTGATCCGCTCCCGTGGCGGTCTGTTTTACTGGCCGCATGACCACGACGAGCAGCCGCACCCTTGCGACCGAGGCGATCACGACGCCCGGTGTTCGTCGCATGTGTCGAATGCGCGCCTTCTGAGGGCCCCTGCCCGAGCCTCGCGCCCCGAAGCGAGATCCCGACAGCCAAGCCGTGTCCGCCGTGACGGCGACGGACCGAGCCTGCCCGCGCACACGCCTGCCGAACCGGTGACCCGTGCTGCGCCGACTGTCCCCAAGACGACATGCCCCGTGCCCGGCGAGGGAACCCCGCGCCGGGCACTCGACAGTGACGGAAACCCTGTGATCACCACTACGGGCCTCACCAAGGTCTATCGGTCGCGAGGCCGCGACATCACCGCTCTCGACGGCGTCGACCTGCACGTCCGCGAGGGCGAGGTGTTCGGCGTCATCGGCCGCAGCGGAGCCGGGAAGTCCTCCCTCATCCGCTGCGTGAACCTGCTGGAACGCCCCACCTCCGGCAGCGTCGTCGTCGACGGTACCGACCTCACCGCCCTCGCCGGACGCGGCAACCGCGCCGGAAGGGAGCTCCGCCGGGCGCGCAGCCGCATCGGCATGGTCTTCCAGCACTTCAACCTGCTGTCCTCGCGCACCGTGCGGGACAACGTCGAACTGCCGCTGGAGATCCTCGGCGTCTCCGGAGCCGAACGTTCACGCCGCGCCCTCGAACTCCTCGACCTCGTCGGCCTCGCCGACAAGGCCGGGGTCCATCCCGGACAGCTCTCCGGCGGCCAGAAGCAGCGCGTCGGCATCGCCCGTGCCCTCGCCGGGAACCCCAAGGTGCTGCTCTCCGACGAGGCCACCAGCGCCCTCGACCCCGAGACCACCCGGTCCGTCCTCCAGTTGCTGCGCGACCTCAACCGGCAGCTCGGGCTGACCGTGCTCCTCATCACGCACGAGATGGACGTCGTCAAGACCGTCTGCGACTCCGCCGCCCTGATGAAGCAGGGGCGGATCGTCGAGTCCGGCACGGTCGGCGAACTGCTCGCCACGCCCGGCTCCGAGCTCGCCCACGAACTGTTCCCCGTCACCGGGGACGCCTCCGGTCCGGACCGCACCGTCGTGGACGTCACCTTCCGCGGCGACGCCGCCACCCAGCCGGTGGTGTCCCGGCTGTCCCGCACCTACAACATCGACATATCGATCCTCGGCGCCGCGATGGACACCGTCGGCGGCAAGCAGATCGGCCGGATGCGCATCGAGCTGCCCGGCCGCTACGAGGACAACGTCGTACCCGTCGGCTTCCTGCGGGAGCAGGGCCTGCGGGTCGATGTCGTGGATGACGCGCCGGCCGCGGTGCCCGCTCGGAGCCACGGGGCCCGGGGCGCCGCACCGGTGAAGGAGGCCGTCAAGTGACGTGGTCGGAGATGCGGCCCCTGCTCACCCAGGGCACCCTGGACACCCTCTACATGGTCCTGTGGTCCACCCTGGTCACCGTGATCGGCGGACTGCCCCTCGGCATCCTCCTCGTCCTCACCGACAAGGGCGGGCTGCTGCAGAACACCCCGGTGAACAAGGCCGTCGGCGTCGTCGTGAACATCGGCCGCTCGCTGCCGTTCATCATCCTGCTGATCGCGCTGATCCCCTTCACCACGGCCGTGGTCGGCACCTTCATCGGCCCCACCGCCATGATCGTGCCGCTGGCCGTCGGCGCCATCCCTTTCTTCGCGCGACTCGTCGAGACGGCGATCCGCGAGGTCGACCACGGACTGGTCGAAGCCGTCCAGTCCATGGGCGGGTCCATCCCGACGATCATCCGCAAGGTGCTGCTCCCGCAGGCCCTGCCCTCGATCGTCGCCGCGGTCACCACCACCGTGATCGTGCTCGTCGGCTACTCGGCCATGGCCGGCGCGGTCGGCGGAGAGGGCCTCGGCTCCAAGGCGGTCACCTACGGCTTCCAGCGG
The genomic region above belongs to Streptomyces marianii and contains:
- a CDS encoding methionine ABC transporter permease: MTWSEMRPLLTQGTLDTLYMVLWSTLVTVIGGLPLGILLVLTDKGGLLQNTPVNKAVGVVVNIGRSLPFIILLIALIPFTTAVVGTFIGPTAMIVPLAVGAIPFFARLVETAIREVDHGLVEAVQSMGGSIPTIIRKVLLPQALPSIVAAVTTTVIVLVGYSAMAGAVGGEGLGSKAVTYGFQRFETEFMLVTVVVLIAVVTAVQLVGDGIVRLLARRGRTA
- a CDS encoding sigma-70 RNA polymerase sigma factor region 4 domain-containing protein, which codes for MTPCEEDAAPPSVTARGTTATRSATVVRTATAQGPVSGGTASGAVWSGAAGALVRDLRPLVAAEASAEAHGEALDSGDLEQSVWVRLLERLDAEGPPSDAAGWIAGAVREEASRARHHARRERPYPAEPATGPAACPERAVLVAERRRALRAAVARAPGRCRRLLTAMLAPEDPTYREIAGELGISQGSLGPMRSRCLGCLRRMLATEVAAPELRGMER
- a CDS encoding GNAT family N-acetyltransferase, with protein sequence MGMSVTISAATAEDAEQILKLQYLCYQSEAELYGDYRMEPLIQTLGELRAELDRGHALVARLGDEVIGSVRGEIDGEGTATIGRLIVHPRMQRHGLGGRLLDAIEAQFAGEPAARRFRLLTGHRSERNLRLYRGHGYATVSTRVLTPKLTLVTMEKDAAAAVPSARTPGTFVASA
- a CDS encoding methionine ABC transporter ATP-binding protein, whose protein sequence is MITTTGLTKVYRSRGRDITALDGVDLHVREGEVFGVIGRSGAGKSSLIRCVNLLERPTSGSVVVDGTDLTALAGRGNRAGRELRRARSRIGMVFQHFNLLSSRTVRDNVELPLEILGVSGAERSRRALELLDLVGLADKAGVHPGQLSGGQKQRVGIARALAGNPKVLLSDEATSALDPETTRSVLQLLRDLNRQLGLTVLLITHEMDVVKTVCDSAALMKQGRIVESGTVGELLATPGSELAHELFPVTGDASGPDRTVVDVTFRGDAATQPVVSRLSRTYNIDISILGAAMDTVGGKQIGRMRIELPGRYEDNVVPVGFLREQGLRVDVVDDAPAAVPARSHGARGAAPVKEAVK